The following are encoded in a window of Sinorhizobium sojae CCBAU 05684 genomic DNA:
- a CDS encoding phage tail tip lysozyme, whose protein sequence is MAKLPEIQPRGAITRGPVSSVSPAEVANPFQQIANALDAAGEVFERKDVADASNDGANAVYRDADGNLKVDLQSNISARGRAYNAAAQQGYAARLAGDIRARGTALQNEAKGNVDTFNASWKAFRDQTLTAVPKDFRGAVTTMLDTEGPRFALGVSEQKRTADLKEFEGNIKAEIQLLDDDMSALARAGGVSTDAYKQKQSQLHTLWDQLATNPDFVVGEKEAKIAVQRMESRHLSESMLSTVDRALATGGIAEARKISRSILTDEKLALTPAERRQYAGLANERINGFAAQAKANLKPTQDRSKTIQKRLKEGVGLDNDDIDLTAAELARGGDMAGAMELYSARAMARTLQTFKLSDNEQQVAMAETAIGNANRPSPGRSRPVSVAPQLSGRMQQAMKHYIARGGSPVMAAGIIGNLVQESSLNTSALNPGDGTDGSDSIGLGQWNGPRAKALKAFAAKRGASPDDFSTQLDFVLHELETTEGAAYERLKAARTVDEATAAMIGYERPAGWSPGNPRGGHGWNNRLAMAAKAAEFEGLSGELIAAESGAVDPELVKEYRAEMTRDSKALFDDIKSGYDKGLTPAVSDIDLLTRQLAIVDDQDFRKQVADYFSSQAATEAIAGMAPAQVENLISALRSDAADGATIAQQQIITGMEEAEKARAQALKDDPLGYAMNRRIVPPLPPLDLSQPDTWAQSFQAYQNGVDVLRARGEVGNISALRPEIQAQVQRALAGATPQQSVQLLGAMAQGLSPDTYQATLSKIAASGDGKATAAAGALVMENPEVAEGVLRGTALLRENPRLAPSKTDANLSAIDDILPTRAFAPSLEASRQSLLEAATARYADLSNQSGDTSGQLSDERMQQAITEVTGGLVDMNGYSVIAPRYGQTQDDFDKTLTALTDQDLAGAVTSSGQAVRASDLRNEGRLRAIADGRYILEFGNADYPTYVMRQPSPGSYTEPSVFVLDLRNR, encoded by the coding sequence ATGGCAAAACTTCCTGAAATTCAGCCGCGCGGCGCTATCACGCGCGGCCCCGTCTCTTCGGTCTCTCCTGCCGAAGTCGCGAACCCGTTTCAGCAGATCGCCAACGCGCTCGATGCGGCCGGAGAAGTATTCGAGCGCAAGGATGTGGCAGACGCTTCCAACGACGGCGCGAACGCGGTCTATCGCGATGCCGACGGGAATTTGAAGGTCGATCTGCAGTCGAACATTTCGGCGCGTGGCCGGGCCTACAATGCCGCCGCGCAGCAGGGATATGCCGCCCGCCTGGCGGGTGACATCCGCGCTCGCGGTACCGCCCTGCAGAACGAGGCGAAGGGCAACGTCGACACATTCAACGCTTCGTGGAAGGCGTTCCGCGACCAGACCTTAACCGCCGTGCCGAAGGATTTCCGCGGCGCTGTTACGACGATGCTCGACACCGAGGGGCCGCGCTTTGCTCTCGGAGTGTCCGAGCAGAAGCGAACGGCGGACCTGAAGGAATTCGAGGGCAACATCAAAGCTGAAATCCAGCTCCTCGATGACGACATGTCGGCGCTGGCGCGCGCCGGCGGCGTGTCAACTGATGCCTATAAGCAGAAGCAATCGCAGCTTCATACGCTATGGGATCAGCTCGCGACCAACCCTGATTTCGTAGTTGGCGAGAAAGAGGCCAAGATCGCTGTTCAGCGCATGGAGTCTCGGCACCTCTCCGAGTCCATGCTGAGCACCGTCGATCGCGCGCTTGCAACCGGCGGAATCGCTGAAGCGAGGAAGATTTCGCGGTCCATACTCACCGACGAAAAGCTTGCCCTGACGCCGGCCGAACGTCGCCAGTATGCGGGGCTCGCCAACGAGCGGATCAACGGCTTCGCCGCCCAGGCAAAGGCCAACCTGAAGCCGACGCAGGATCGATCGAAGACGATACAGAAGCGCCTCAAAGAAGGTGTCGGTCTCGATAACGACGATATCGATCTGACCGCGGCGGAACTGGCGCGCGGCGGGGACATGGCCGGCGCAATGGAGCTCTACTCCGCCCGGGCAATGGCAAGGACGCTGCAGACCTTCAAGCTCTCTGATAACGAACAGCAGGTCGCGATGGCGGAAACTGCGATTGGCAATGCCAACCGCCCGTCTCCTGGCCGGTCCCGTCCGGTTTCTGTCGCTCCTCAACTTTCCGGCCGCATGCAGCAGGCGATGAAACACTACATTGCCCGGGGGGGCAGCCCGGTCATGGCGGCGGGTATCATCGGCAACCTCGTGCAGGAGTCGAGCTTGAACACGTCGGCGCTCAATCCGGGCGACGGAACCGACGGTTCGGACTCAATCGGCCTCGGCCAGTGGAACGGTCCTCGCGCAAAAGCGCTCAAGGCTTTCGCTGCAAAGAGAGGCGCGTCTCCCGACGACTTCTCTACTCAGCTCGATTTCGTTCTTCACGAGCTGGAAACGACGGAGGGCGCTGCCTACGAACGGTTGAAGGCTGCTCGCACTGTCGATGAAGCGACCGCCGCCATGATCGGCTATGAACGCCCGGCTGGCTGGTCGCCAGGTAATCCGCGGGGCGGACATGGCTGGAATAACCGTCTCGCCATGGCGGCAAAGGCGGCTGAGTTCGAGGGCCTGTCCGGTGAGCTGATCGCAGCCGAATCCGGCGCCGTCGATCCCGAGCTGGTCAAGGAATACCGTGCTGAGATGACGCGCGACTCCAAGGCTCTCTTCGACGACATCAAGTCGGGCTACGACAAAGGCCTGACGCCGGCCGTGAGCGACATCGACCTTCTGACGCGCCAACTTGCCATCGTCGACGATCAGGATTTCCGGAAACAGGTTGCCGACTATTTCAGCAGCCAGGCGGCAACGGAGGCGATCGCCGGCATGGCGCCGGCACAGGTCGAAAACCTGATATCCGCACTTCGCTCGGACGCCGCCGACGGCGCGACGATCGCGCAGCAGCAGATCATCACGGGCATGGAAGAGGCCGAGAAGGCACGCGCGCAGGCGCTCAAGGACGATCCGCTCGGATACGCCATGAACCGCCGGATCGTTCCCCCTCTCCCGCCGCTCGATCTGTCGCAGCCCGATACCTGGGCGCAGTCGTTCCAAGCCTATCAGAACGGCGTCGACGTGCTCCGCGCGCGTGGTGAGGTAGGCAACATCTCGGCGCTTCGTCCAGAGATACAGGCGCAGGTGCAGCGAGCGCTCGCGGGGGCAACGCCGCAGCAGTCCGTGCAGCTCCTCGGCGCCATGGCTCAAGGTCTGAGCCCTGACACCTATCAGGCAACGCTCAGCAAGATCGCTGCCAGTGGCGATGGCAAGGCCACGGCTGCGGCCGGCGCGCTGGTGATGGAGAACCCCGAAGTCGCCGAAGGTGTCCTTCGCGGCACTGCTCTGCTGCGGGAAAATCCGCGCCTCGCGCCTTCGAAGACAGATGCTAATCTGTCCGCAATCGACGACATTCTTCCGACGAGGGCGTTTGCTCCGTCTCTGGAAGCCTCGCGGCAGTCCCTCCTCGAAGCCGCCACTGCTCGCTATGCTGATCTCTCCAATCAGAGCGGCGACACCAGCGGACAGCTCAGCGACGAGCGCATGCAGCAGGCAATCACCGAAGTGACCGGCGGCCTTGTCGACATGAACGGGTATTCTGTGATCGCGCCGCGCTACGGCCAGACACAGGACGATTTCGACAAGACGCTTACCGCGCTCACCGATCAGGATCTCGCGGGCGCGGTCACCAGTTCCGGCCAGGCGGTCCGCGCCAGCGATCTCAGGAATGAGGGCCGGCTACGGGCGATTGCGGACGGCCGATATATCCTCGAATTCGGGAATGCCGACTACCCCACCTATGTCATGCGCCAGCCTTCGCCGGGGTCGTACACTGAACCGTCGGTCTTCGTGCTGGATCTGAGGAACCGCTGA
- a CDS encoding transcriptional regulator, with amino-acid sequence MQKSDQHPGMIRAVEFFGSQAKLVEAIGCFSQQTISRTLNRDNEPDPKLAVAIHNATNGQVPKWMIRPDLFEAPSVEVA; translated from the coding sequence ATGCAAAAGAGCGATCAGCACCCCGGAATGATTAGGGCCGTCGAGTTTTTCGGCTCGCAGGCCAAACTTGTTGAAGCAATCGGCTGCTTTTCCCAGCAGACGATTTCGAGAACGTTGAACCGCGACAACGAGCCTGATCCAAAACTGGCCGTCGCGATTCACAACGCCACCAATGGTCAGGTTCCGAAGTGGATGATCCGTCCGGATCTCTTCGAAGCCCCTTCCGTCGAGGTGGCTTGA
- a CDS encoding PD-(D/E)XK nuclease-like domain-containing protein: MTMLINSETVDRPGLYHMSEVAYHADPCPDPSLSRSIALKLIEESPLHAFAAHPRLTKQKAKEEKNDRAREIGSAAHAMLLNQPTEIAVLPYDDYKKKAAQQERAEAQERGAIPVPQTDYETVVAMVEKARRVLGENEHEAVRSLASVEPIHQPFNEVTACVKDPCGGWTRIRMDRIHVTKPRLTIIDYKTTEMSVSPEKVKTALYNNNYHFQDMFYRRVMRQIFPEIDRHEMALDFLFIMQEQQPPFEITVARVDKAAQTIGSKMVSAAFLLWRKCMAENDWPGYPTGIVTPEFPAYLDTRWCAREIDDPRLQGLGFDPMPAFENIPYKPIQIVEPV; the protein is encoded by the coding sequence ATGACGATGCTCATCAACTCCGAAACCGTCGATCGGCCCGGCCTCTACCACATGAGCGAGGTCGCCTACCATGCAGACCCTTGCCCTGATCCGAGCCTCAGCCGGTCGATCGCGCTGAAGCTGATCGAGGAAAGCCCGCTGCATGCTTTCGCCGCACATCCGCGGCTGACGAAGCAGAAGGCGAAGGAAGAGAAGAACGACCGGGCGCGCGAGATCGGTTCGGCCGCGCACGCGATGCTGCTCAATCAGCCGACGGAAATCGCTGTCCTGCCTTACGACGACTACAAGAAGAAGGCGGCGCAGCAGGAGCGTGCGGAAGCGCAGGAGCGTGGCGCGATCCCGGTACCGCAGACCGACTATGAGACCGTGGTTGCCATGGTCGAGAAGGCCCGCCGCGTCCTGGGCGAGAACGAGCACGAGGCCGTGCGCTCGCTTGCCAGCGTGGAGCCGATCCACCAGCCGTTCAACGAAGTGACAGCCTGCGTGAAAGATCCTTGCGGCGGCTGGACTCGCATCCGCATGGACCGGATTCACGTCACGAAGCCGCGCCTGACCATCATCGACTACAAGACGACGGAAATGAGCGTTTCGCCAGAGAAGGTGAAGACCGCGCTCTACAACAACAACTATCATTTTCAGGACATGTTCTATCGCCGCGTCATGCGGCAGATCTTCCCCGAGATCGATCGCCACGAAATGGCGCTGGACTTCCTGTTCATCATGCAGGAGCAGCAGCCGCCGTTCGAAATCACCGTCGCCCGCGTCGACAAGGCCGCGCAGACGATCGGCTCCAAGATGGTCAGCGCCGCCTTCCTGCTGTGGCGGAAGTGCATGGCCGAGAACGATTGGCCCGGCTACCCGACCGGCATCGTGACCCCGGAATTTCCCGCCTACCTCGACACCCGTTGGTGCGCCCGCGAGATCGATGACCCGCGCCTGCAGGGTCTCGGCTTCGATCCGATGCCTGCCTTCGAGAACATTCCTTACAAACCGATCCAGATTGTGGAGCCCGTCTAA
- a CDS encoding portal protein — MAKDPKKQAIAPQFPSEAVSKDALQRLADARAQKNEAEKDLQEAYFFTRPRLCWDVKSTTSTKRNRDRESEQEDLATGIGSEVSEDFATEVISAFFPQGTNWVESTLDESAVVDLEPTDVADLKNEAKERDGKIFSAIRASNFEAELGDALDPDASVGTVGFWIDKPHNTRPISVQHVPVRELEINVECDGSIGDRFRVRHVRASKLRSVIGNVPLPEKVTRKIASSPMTKLEVVWCFWRDWSDPENDKWKHVLLVDKTAVHQSMLDGEGCLPLIVARFSPDKEFSWGYGPAIKSLQEFRVLDVITAATQDRVDVAIAPPITYPDDGVLDFEGGIEAGKAYPARPGSGRDIAKLYFEGDPDLGFYTATDLERRIRRKFFADYPEQKGDTPPTATQWVDEMVMAQRRIGTPGKKFWREGPYEIYRRFEWLLKKDGKIQDVSLDGQSIPLIPNNPATQAADNQKLQTGVQVLGIAKSYFPETSAAAIDERATIENIQKLAKDDVVVLRNQQQTSDLLQTVLGAAQDAGVVPTGGPQ, encoded by the coding sequence TTGGCGAAAGATCCGAAGAAGCAGGCTATTGCGCCGCAGTTTCCTTCCGAGGCTGTCTCGAAAGACGCGCTTCAGCGCCTAGCCGACGCCCGCGCCCAGAAGAACGAGGCGGAGAAGGATCTTCAGGAGGCATATTTTTTCACCCGGCCGCGCCTGTGCTGGGACGTGAAATCGACGACTTCGACGAAGCGCAACAGGGATCGCGAAAGCGAGCAGGAAGACCTTGCGACCGGGATTGGATCGGAAGTTTCAGAGGATTTTGCGACGGAGGTTATTTCCGCGTTTTTCCCTCAAGGCACGAATTGGGTGGAGTCCACGCTCGATGAGTCGGCTGTCGTCGATCTCGAACCGACCGATGTCGCGGACCTGAAGAACGAGGCGAAGGAGCGGGATGGGAAAATCTTCTCAGCTATCCGCGCTTCGAACTTCGAGGCGGAGTTGGGCGATGCTCTAGATCCTGATGCCTCGGTCGGGACGGTCGGCTTCTGGATCGACAAGCCGCACAACACCCGGCCGATCTCCGTGCAGCACGTCCCGGTGCGCGAGCTCGAAATCAACGTCGAGTGCGACGGCTCGATCGGCGATCGCTTCCGCGTTCGGCACGTCCGTGCTTCGAAGCTTCGATCGGTGATCGGCAATGTCCCGCTGCCGGAAAAGGTGACGCGCAAAATTGCCTCGTCTCCGATGACGAAGCTCGAGGTGGTGTGGTGCTTCTGGCGCGATTGGAGCGATCCCGAAAACGACAAGTGGAAGCACGTGCTTCTCGTCGACAAGACGGCGGTGCATCAGTCGATGCTCGATGGCGAAGGCTGCTTGCCGCTGATCGTCGCCCGGTTCTCGCCGGACAAGGAATTCTCCTGGGGGTACGGCCCGGCGATCAAGTCGCTGCAGGAATTCCGCGTCCTCGATGTGATCACCGCGGCGACGCAGGATCGTGTCGACGTGGCGATCGCGCCTCCGATCACCTACCCCGATGACGGCGTGCTCGATTTCGAGGGCGGGATCGAGGCCGGCAAGGCCTACCCGGCGCGGCCGGGTTCCGGCCGCGATATCGCCAAGCTCTATTTCGAGGGTGATCCTGATCTCGGTTTCTACACCGCGACCGATCTCGAGCGTCGGATTCGGCGCAAGTTCTTCGCCGACTATCCGGAGCAGAAGGGCGACACGCCGCCGACGGCGACGCAGTGGGTCGACGAGATGGTCATGGCGCAGCGCCGCATCGGCACGCCCGGCAAGAAGTTCTGGCGCGAAGGGCCCTATGAGATATACCGGCGCTTCGAATGGCTGCTGAAGAAGGACGGCAAGATCCAGGACGTCAGCCTCGACGGCCAGTCCATTCCGCTGATCCCGAACAACCCGGCGACGCAGGCGGCTGATAATCAGAAGCTTCAGACCGGCGTGCAGGTGCTCGGAATCGCGAAAAGCTACTTCCCGGAAACCTCTGCCGCGGCTATCGACGAGCGCGCCACGATCGAGAATATCCAGAAACTCGCAAAGGATGATGTCGTCGTTCTGCGCAATCAGCAGCAGACGAGCGACCTCCTGCAGACCGTTCTCGGCGCGGCACAGGATGCCGGCGTTGTCCCGACAGGTGGCCCGCAATGA
- a CDS encoding DUF2312 domain-containing protein yields the protein MTDAQQVSRDQLRAFIERIERLEEEKKTIADDIKDVYGEAKAMGFDTKILKQVISIRKMDGDERMEQEAILDTYLQALGMVPAAEDEA from the coding sequence ATGACAGACGCACAACAGGTCTCGCGGGATCAACTGAGGGCCTTCATCGAGCGCATCGAAAGGCTTGAGGAAGAGAAGAAGACGATCGCCGACGACATCAAGGATGTGTACGGCGAAGCGAAAGCGATGGGCTTCGATACGAAGATTCTGAAGCAAGTCATCAGCATCCGCAAAATGGACGGCGATGAGCGGATGGAGCAAGAGGCCATCCTCGACACCTATCTGCAGGCGCTCGGCATGGTCCCGGCCGCTGAGGATGAAGCCTGA
- a CDS encoding helix-turn-helix transcriptional regulator — protein sequence MRHLAQLKRSEIYVSARDVMDRYDISRSTLDRWIKKRGFPAPRMIVGKRHFLLSQVDAWDVEQCGVEAEPQGEIAFGMPIVSGLVQSYDDLVAAMIERRKDLGLSCIELDALSGMQEGYANKLENWRKQYGRGMGPDTFPLWLGGLRLGLVLVELPRRPRKRKQAVGEQA from the coding sequence ATGAGACATTTGGCACAGCTTAAGCGATCAGAAATTTACGTCTCGGCCCGCGATGTCATGGACCGTTACGACATCTCGCGCTCCACTCTCGATCGCTGGATCAAAAAGCGCGGTTTCCCGGCTCCGCGCATGATCGTAGGCAAGCGTCATTTCCTGCTGTCGCAGGTCGACGCTTGGGATGTTGAGCAATGCGGCGTCGAGGCTGAACCGCAAGGCGAAATCGCCTTCGGCATGCCGATCGTTTCCGGGCTGGTCCAGAGCTATGACGATCTGGTTGCCGCGATGATAGAGCGCCGCAAGGATCTCGGCCTATCCTGCATCGAGCTCGACGCTCTGTCGGGCATGCAAGAGGGCTATGCGAACAAGCTGGAAAACTGGCGGAAGCAATACGGGCGCGGCATGGGGCCCGACACATTCCCGCTCTGGCTCGGCGGGCTTAGGCTCGGCCTGGTCCTCGTCGAGTTGCCACGCAGGCCGCGGAAGAGGAAACAGGCAGTAGGAGAACAAGCATGA
- a CDS encoding GcrA family cell cycle regulator, with translation MSEWTEERIEQLKKLHAAGHSASQIAAMMGGVSRNGVIGKIHRLRLPTMAKPRASAKPRAIKMPVRKAAAVPVKAKATPVVPPRDLPRDIESVARPSPVLKRIMDADWDGRHECRWPVEGEKEQTRFCCHPVSGESSYCEYHRRAARGEGTKSERKVAPMPIKRVA, from the coding sequence ATGAGCGAATGGACAGAAGAACGCATCGAGCAACTGAAGAAGCTTCACGCGGCTGGTCATAGCGCCTCGCAGATCGCTGCAATGATGGGCGGTGTTAGCCGCAACGGGGTGATCGGCAAGATTCATCGGTTGCGACTCCCTACGATGGCTAAGCCGCGGGCCTCGGCAAAGCCTCGCGCTATCAAGATGCCGGTGCGGAAGGCTGCGGCGGTACCGGTCAAGGCGAAGGCAACACCCGTCGTTCCGCCGCGCGATCTGCCAAGAGATATTGAAAGCGTCGCGCGTCCATCTCCGGTCCTAAAGCGCATCATGGATGCCGATTGGGATGGCCGGCACGAATGCCGCTGGCCTGTAGAAGGCGAGAAGGAACAGACCCGGTTCTGCTGCCACCCTGTCTCGGGCGAATCCTCCTACTGCGAGTATCACCGCCGTGCGGCTCGGGGCGAAGGCACGAAGAGCGAGCGCAAGGTTGCGCCGATGCCGATCAAACGGGTGGCGTGA
- a CDS encoding DUF3560 domain-containing protein: MKNAFIITGDTYTHRRVLRTNGAIFDYSEKAYIIAANKAEAVTAYALEQGLIVEPYEAREEQITEAAGERLREIRQARKDRYRERLLKQAEAADKRAHKAHGRIGDHERDFLRLGEPVKIGHHSERRHRALIDRFNKAFETEMTERTEANKLRQKAKWLEPARVKGDAERQREEERQARSNIEVGDTVKSCLYGVGIVTKVNTKTFAINFTDRGFCQTVGKHHVDLVTKGTGKAEVQHKFKAGDKVIATRLLMKVEGVVKRRTSSGYSVEYTSFGRVQRDTFPEYALEAVTA, encoded by the coding sequence ATGAAGAACGCTTTCATCATCACCGGCGACACCTACACGCACCGCCGCGTGCTGCGCACCAATGGCGCAATCTTCGACTACAGCGAAAAGGCCTACATCATCGCAGCCAACAAGGCGGAAGCGGTGACTGCCTATGCGCTCGAGCAGGGCTTGATCGTCGAGCCTTACGAGGCCCGCGAAGAGCAAATAACTGAGGCGGCAGGGGAGCGCCTGCGCGAGATCCGGCAGGCCCGCAAGGACAGGTACCGCGAGCGCCTGCTGAAACAGGCAGAGGCAGCGGATAAGCGCGCGCATAAGGCGCATGGCCGCATCGGCGATCACGAACGCGACTTCCTGCGCCTGGGCGAGCCGGTGAAGATCGGGCACCACTCCGAGCGCCGCCACCGCGCGTTGATCGACCGCTTTAACAAGGCGTTCGAAACAGAAATGACCGAGCGCACCGAGGCGAATAAGCTCCGCCAGAAAGCTAAATGGCTCGAGCCGGCGCGCGTGAAGGGCGATGCAGAGCGCCAGCGCGAAGAGGAGCGGCAGGCCCGCTCTAACATCGAGGTTGGCGACACTGTGAAGTCTTGCCTGTATGGCGTCGGCATTGTGACGAAGGTCAATACGAAGACCTTCGCAATCAACTTCACCGATCGCGGCTTCTGCCAGACCGTCGGCAAGCATCATGTCGATCTGGTCACGAAGGGAACCGGCAAGGCCGAGGTGCAGCACAAGTTCAAGGCAGGCGACAAGGTGATTGCCACGCGCCTGCTGATGAAGGTCGAGGGCGTCGTGAAGCGCCGCACCTCTTCCGGCTACAGCGTCGAGTACACCTCGTTTGGACGCGTGCAGCGCGACACGTTCCCGGAATATGCGCTCGAGGCGGTGACCGCCTGA
- a CDS encoding YdaU family protein → MPWIRFFPSDWLAGTRGMSAVETGVYITLVATMYERCEPIPEDHARLARLCGASNSAFKKALDTLVDEGKITRVGGGLWNDRVEKEQVYLSEKSEVGSKAARARWNKKDNENNNSNDANALPTHSEGNANQKPDTRIDSSSLRSEERAPAPKPNFKAEFESHFWPIYPNKVGKPKALEAFIKARSKADLETIMAGLRRYVAKTDDRPWCNPATWLNQERWGDAPAMVPRGQPPPREPDLADLFNERARQLRDFDDDGRTIEGSYHGGDLDRSRQALPGIAAPQGEPRGARGIVPDRLPQVHEARDRDGGGEGDPRRAGAALEIIRSVASRTIDGDP, encoded by the coding sequence ATGCCGTGGATCCGCTTCTTTCCGTCCGATTGGCTCGCTGGAACGCGTGGCATGAGCGCTGTCGAGACTGGCGTCTACATCACGCTCGTCGCCACCATGTACGAGCGCTGCGAACCGATCCCGGAGGATCATGCGCGCCTAGCGCGACTCTGCGGTGCCTCGAACTCGGCTTTCAAGAAGGCGCTCGATACCCTCGTTGACGAGGGGAAAATCACGCGTGTCGGCGGGGGTCTTTGGAACGATCGTGTCGAAAAAGAGCAAGTCTACCTCTCGGAAAAGTCAGAGGTAGGATCAAAGGCAGCTCGTGCGCGCTGGAATAAAAAAGATAATGAAAACAACAATTCCAATGATGCAAACGCATTGCCGACGCATAGCGAGGGCAATGCTAACCAGAAGCCAGATACCAGAATAGATTCCTCTTCACTTCGTTCAGAGGAACGCGCGCCCGCTCCCAAGCCCAATTTCAAGGCTGAATTCGAAAGCCATTTTTGGCCGATCTATCCGAACAAGGTCGGCAAGCCGAAAGCGCTTGAGGCGTTCATCAAGGCCCGGTCGAAAGCCGACCTCGAAACCATCATGGCGGGACTGCGCCGGTACGTCGCCAAAACCGATGACCGGCCGTGGTGCAATCCCGCGACCTGGCTCAATCAGGAACGATGGGGCGATGCGCCGGCGATGGTGCCGCGAGGCCAGCCGCCGCCTCGTGAGCCTGATCTGGCGGATTTGTTCAACGAGCGTGCAAGGCAACTGAGGGATTTCGACGATGACGGACGGACGATTGAGGGAAGCTACCACGGCGGAGATCTCGACCGCTCTCGGCAAGCTCTTCCGGGCATTGCCGCCCCGCAAGGCGAGCCCCGGGGAGCTCGAGGAATCGTACCTGATCGCCTGCCACAAGTGCACGAAGCACGCGATCGAGACGGTGGTGGTGAAGGCGATCCGCGGAGAGCTGGCGCAGCTCTCGAAATCATTCGCTCCGTCGCCAGCCGAACTATCGACGGCGATCCGTGA
- a CDS encoding S24 family peptidase, with product MENTFGQMVREERERRGLSQVQLAEMAHTTQQSIDRIERDAVSRSRSAPEVAAVLGIPFPLSAGSQQAAAAQATKVVPKADLVGGVDLPIYASVRGGAVDDSLLVSPEPIDYVKRPEPLARAKNGYGLYVVGDSMEPAFRQGDLALIHPNIPPTAGDEVVVCSIDVNGDHYAVLKQLTKVTAEKWHLKQYNPPHGEPAEFTLDRKEWPVCHLVVGSYRKR from the coding sequence ATGGAAAATACGTTTGGACAAATGGTGCGGGAAGAACGCGAGCGGCGCGGGCTGAGCCAAGTGCAGCTTGCGGAGATGGCGCACACGACTCAGCAGTCGATCGATCGGATCGAGCGCGATGCTGTGTCCCGGTCGCGGTCCGCGCCAGAAGTCGCCGCTGTTCTCGGCATTCCATTCCCGCTCAGCGCCGGCTCGCAACAGGCTGCGGCAGCCCAGGCAACGAAGGTTGTTCCGAAGGCTGATCTCGTCGGCGGTGTCGACCTTCCTATCTACGCGTCCGTCAGGGGAGGCGCGGTTGATGACTCCCTGCTCGTTTCACCGGAGCCTATCGACTACGTGAAGAGACCGGAGCCGCTTGCCCGAGCCAAAAACGGATATGGACTCTATGTCGTCGGCGACTCGATGGAGCCGGCATTCCGGCAGGGCGATCTTGCCTTGATCCACCCGAACATCCCGCCGACGGCCGGCGACGAGGTGGTTGTCTGCTCGATCGACGTCAACGGCGACCACTATGCGGTGCTGAAACAGCTGACGAAGGTCACCGCCGAGAAGTGGCACCTTAAGCAATACAATCCGCCGCACGGCGAGCCCGCCGAATTCACCCTTGATCGCAAGGAATGGCCTGTGTGCCATCTGGTGGTTGGCAGCTATCGGAAAAGATAA
- a CDS encoding major capsid protein produces the protein MPEIMTLPEYAKGLEKTSIERPLIETFAEHSDIVQALPFDGFSGAAYEGYRETDIGTAGFRAINEAAGSSKGKIAPFQETSFPIDTILKVDKAILLRHGESRRAKEEAMQMKRQSQLFTDTFIDGDNTSNPKEFNGLKARAKDSAGRLIHNSGASGGAALSLAALDEAIDNTANPTHLIMSRAMKRRFIAAMRNTSLTGHILQTRDGVGKPVLSYADLPILTGYPKDRHSLLLPFNEVASGGGSAVTTSIFVVSFMDGGLKGIQLKSIEARDMGLLEDAVNYGTNVSWDVGLVDEGDFCVTRLDSVADGAIVA, from the coding sequence ATGCCCGAAATTATGACGCTCCCTGAATATGCCAAGGGTCTCGAAAAGACCAGCATCGAGCGCCCGCTGATCGAAACCTTTGCTGAGCACTCCGACATCGTTCAGGCCCTGCCTTTCGATGGCTTCTCCGGTGCTGCCTATGAGGGCTACCGCGAGACCGACATCGGAACCGCCGGCTTCCGTGCGATCAACGAGGCCGCTGGCTCCTCGAAGGGCAAGATCGCGCCCTTCCAGGAAACGAGCTTCCCGATCGACACGATCCTGAAGGTCGACAAGGCCATTCTTCTCCGCCATGGCGAAAGCCGCCGCGCGAAGGAAGAAGCGATGCAGATGAAGCGCCAATCGCAGCTCTTCACCGACACCTTCATCGACGGCGACAACACCTCGAACCCGAAGGAATTCAACGGGCTCAAGGCGCGCGCCAAGGACTCCGCCGGCCGGTTGATCCACAATTCTGGCGCGTCCGGTGGCGCCGCTCTTTCGCTCGCCGCGCTCGACGAGGCGATCGACAACACCGCGAACCCAACGCACCTCATCATGTCGCGAGCCATGAAGCGCCGGTTCATCGCAGCGATGCGCAACACCTCGCTGACGGGCCACATCCTTCAGACCCGCGACGGTGTCGGAAAGCCGGTCCTCTCCTATGCGGACCTGCCGATCCTCACCGGCTATCCGAAGGACAGGCACTCCCTGCTGCTGCCGTTCAACGAGGTTGCTTCCGGCGGCGGTTCTGCTGTCACCACCTCGATCTTCGTCGTGTCCTTCATGGATGGCGGTCTCAAGGGCATTCAGCTCAAGAGCATCGAAGCCCGCGACATGGGCCTCCTCGAAGACGCGGTGAACTACGGCACCAACGTTTCGTGGGATGTCGGTCTCGTCGACGAGGGTGACTTCTGCGTCACCCGCCTCGACTCCGTCGCTGACGGCGCGATCGTCGCCTAA